In the Bradyrhizobium guangzhouense genome, one interval contains:
- the dhaK gene encoding dihydroxyacetone kinase subunit DhaK has product MKKLINSADTVLEESLDGLAAAHADILLLGADRKFVRRRSLKPGKVALISGGGSGHEPLHAGFVGHGMLDAACPGQVFTSPTPDQMIEAAEAVDTGAGVLFIVKNYEGDVMNFTMAAEMAGREVASVVTNDDVAVEKSTYTTGRRGVAGTLIVEKMVGAAAEKGMPLAALKTLGDDVNRRTRSMGVALLPCTVPAAGRPNFTLTDNEMEMGVGIHGEPGRRRVPLASADAIAADIVGAILDDLEPSKGSEVVLLVNGFGATPLIELYLMVNSAKRILDGAGITATRFLTGSYVTSLDMAGASITVSVLDDQSKELWDAPVHTAALRWRM; this is encoded by the coding sequence ATGAAAAAGCTGATCAACAGCGCCGACACGGTGCTCGAAGAGAGTCTCGACGGGCTTGCAGCTGCTCACGCCGATATCCTGCTGCTTGGTGCCGACAGGAAGTTCGTGCGCCGACGCAGTTTGAAACCGGGCAAGGTTGCGCTGATCTCGGGCGGCGGCTCCGGCCATGAACCGCTTCATGCCGGCTTCGTCGGCCATGGCATGCTCGATGCCGCCTGTCCAGGCCAGGTCTTCACGTCGCCGACGCCGGATCAGATGATCGAGGCGGCGGAGGCTGTCGATACCGGCGCGGGCGTGCTCTTCATCGTCAAGAACTACGAAGGCGATGTGATGAATTTTACCATGGCCGCCGAGATGGCCGGGCGCGAGGTCGCAAGCGTGGTCACCAATGACGACGTCGCGGTCGAGAAATCGACCTATACGACCGGCCGTCGCGGCGTTGCGGGCACGCTGATCGTTGAAAAGATGGTCGGCGCCGCGGCGGAAAAGGGCATGCCGCTCGCCGCGCTCAAGACGCTCGGCGATGATGTCAACCGGCGCACCCGATCGATGGGCGTCGCGCTGCTGCCGTGCACCGTTCCGGCGGCGGGCCGGCCGAACTTCACGCTGACTGACAACGAGATGGAGATGGGCGTCGGCATTCACGGCGAGCCGGGACGCCGCCGAGTGCCACTGGCCTCTGCCGATGCTATTGCCGCCGACATAGTTGGCGCGATCCTGGATGATCTCGAGCCGAGCAAGGGCAGCGAGGTCGTGCTTCTGGTCAACGGGTTCGGCGCGACGCCGTTGATCGAGCTCTATTTGATGGTCAACAGCGCCAAACGGATTTTGGATGGCGCCGGGATCACGGCGACGCGTTTCCTGACCGGCTCCTACGTGACATCGCTCGACATGGCCGGTGCTTCGATCACCGTCTCAGTGCTCGATGACCAATCGAAGGAATTGTGGGACGCTCCGGTGCATACCGCCGCACTCCGCTGGCGCATGTGA
- a CDS encoding MBL fold metallo-hydrolase, with protein sequence MALEIKILDYGDIELESSFLVLGRDCGRTRRVLTLGFLILGGKYPVVVDTGYRSNQIMETLGMRGLQYHEHMIENQLARHGVRMGDVRFVCHTHLHIDHAGKDDLFPMNTTVVLNRKELEYSVSGLMHPQYPAPDIKHLIDRLHTKSALRFLDLEITGPIELMPGVYCDAANAHTEGSMNIIVETADGIATICGDVIYDFNDQIVTPFHEIHDWEPRTTGNHGTSKRAEKAAIKKLLSNSRYLLPVHDRPAKIEGGNVVGRLHDQVPGPIVQSLPARNWFPA encoded by the coding sequence ATGGCGCTGGAGATCAAGATCCTGGACTACGGCGATATCGAGCTGGAATCGAGCTTCCTGGTGCTCGGCCGCGACTGCGGCCGGACCCGCCGCGTCCTCACGCTGGGCTTTTTGATTCTCGGCGGCAAATATCCAGTCGTGGTCGACACCGGCTATCGCTCCAACCAGATCATGGAGACGCTGGGCATGCGGGGGCTGCAATACCACGAACACATGATCGAGAACCAGCTTGCCCGCCATGGTGTCCGCATGGGCGACGTCCGTTTCGTCTGCCACACCCATCTGCACATCGATCATGCCGGCAAGGACGATCTGTTCCCGATGAACACGACCGTCGTGCTCAACCGCAAGGAGCTGGAATATTCGGTCTCCGGCCTGATGCACCCGCAATATCCGGCGCCCGACATCAAGCATTTGATCGACCGCCTGCACACCAAGAGCGCGCTGCGCTTCCTCGACCTGGAGATCACCGGCCCGATCGAGCTGATGCCCGGCGTCTATTGCGATGCCGCCAATGCCCACACCGAGGGCTCGATGAATATCATCGTCGAGACCGCCGATGGCATCGCCACCATCTGCGGTGACGTGATCTACGATTTCAACGACCAGATCGTGACGCCTTTCCACGAGATCCATGACTGGGAGCCGCGCACGACGGGCAACCACGGCACCAGCAAGCGCGCCGAGAAGGCCGCGATCAAGAAGCTGCTCAGCAATTCGCGCTATCTGCTGCCGGTGCATGACCGCCCCGCCAAGATCGAAGGCGGCAATGTCGTGGGACGCCTGCATGACCAAGTCCCGGGACCGATCGTGCAATCCCTGCCCGCTCGCAACTGGTTCCCGGCCTAG
- a CDS encoding HPr family phosphocarrier protein: protein MHDANVNRAAQSFAPLTASAVLVNPVGLHARPSVKLTQLAKGFTAKIEIALAPEGPWTDAKSPVKVMRVKAPQGATLHFRVNGPDGEAALAAMLALVHDGFGEA, encoded by the coding sequence ATGCATGATGCCAATGTCAACCGGGCGGCCCAGTCGTTCGCGCCGCTGACTGCCTCCGCGGTTCTCGTCAACCCGGTCGGCCTGCACGCGCGGCCATCGGTGAAGCTCACGCAACTGGCTAAGGGCTTTACCGCGAAGATCGAAATTGCGCTTGCGCCTGAGGGACCCTGGACCGACGCCAAGAGCCCGGTGAAGGTCATGCGGGTGAAGGCACCGCAAGGCGCTACGCTGCATTTCCGCGTCAACGGTCCTGATGGCGAGGCAGCGCTCGCGGCCATGCTGGCGCTGGTGCATGACGGTTTCGGCGAGGCGTAA
- a CDS encoding xanthine dehydrogenase family protein molybdopterin-binding subunit, producing the protein MTRHRGRGIASINYPIGMNLGGDPSQALVHSNPSGKFTVALSSIDLGQGMKSVTRQICAETLGVPVEDVYVDTADSDTGPHCMGSFASRGTHRVGNAVMAAAREARGVMMEAAAEELEVNAADLETDGRGNIHVKGAPHRSISTKDVAIAAQFKQGKTISGRGIFLVPLSEVNPETGEMSPATCYAHACLVAEVDVDDETGEVAMVRMDSAYELGRALNPRLVEQQLVGGAWMGVSHALYETPEPYYPEPVHGPRDFVEYLMPGPGDICPHDIAVLERPAPDGPFGAKGPGEMCANPVLPAVANAIFNAVGVRIDDLPITPEKVLRAIKAQGGARPQARR; encoded by the coding sequence ATGACCCGGCACCGCGGACGCGGCATCGCGTCGATCAACTATCCCATCGGCATGAATCTCGGAGGCGACCCCAGCCAGGCGCTGGTGCATTCCAACCCGAGCGGCAAGTTCACGGTGGCGTTGTCGTCGATCGACCTGGGCCAGGGCATGAAATCTGTGACGCGGCAGATCTGCGCGGAGACGCTGGGCGTGCCGGTCGAGGACGTCTATGTCGACACCGCCGATTCCGACACCGGCCCGCATTGCATGGGCTCGTTCGCCTCGCGCGGAACGCATCGCGTCGGGAACGCGGTGATGGCGGCGGCGCGCGAGGCGCGCGGCGTGATGATGGAGGCCGCCGCCGAGGAGCTGGAGGTCAACGCCGCCGACCTCGAGACCGACGGCCGCGGCAACATCCACGTCAAGGGCGCGCCGCATCGCTCGATCTCGACCAAGGACGTCGCGATTGCCGCGCAGTTCAAGCAGGGCAAGACCATCTCCGGCCGTGGCATCTTTTTGGTGCCGCTCTCCGAAGTGAATCCGGAGACGGGCGAGATGTCGCCGGCGACCTGCTATGCCCATGCCTGCCTCGTCGCTGAAGTCGATGTCGATGACGAGACCGGCGAAGTGGCGATGGTGCGAATGGACTCGGCCTATGAACTCGGCCGTGCGCTCAATCCGCGCCTGGTCGAGCAGCAGCTCGTCGGCGGCGCCTGGATGGGTGTCAGCCACGCGCTGTATGAGACGCCGGAGCCGTATTATCCCGAGCCCGTCCACGGCCCACGCGACTTCGTCGAATATCTGATGCCCGGCCCCGGCGATATCTGCCCGCACGATATTGCTGTGCTGGAGCGCCCCGCCCCTGATGGTCCGTTCGGCGCCAAGGGCCCCGGCGAGATGTGCGCCAACCCAGTGCTGCCCGCTGTCGCGAACGCGATCTTCAACGCGGTCGGTGTGCGGATCGACGATCTGCCGATCACCCCCGAAAAGGTGCTGCGCGCGATCAAGGCCCAGGGCGGCGCGCGGCCGCAGGCGCGGCGCTAG
- a CDS encoding RbsD/FucU family protein: protein MLKGINPLLNADVLYALRAMGHGDRLVVCDTNFPADSIARQTAFGELLRIDNVSTAKAIEAILSVLLLDTFVDDAAMRMEIVGQPQEVPPVQHEVQAVIDRAEGRSWPLVGVERHAFYEKAKAAYCVIATGERRFYGCFILSKGVIAPDGE from the coding sequence ATGCTCAAGGGCATCAACCCACTGCTCAATGCCGACGTGCTCTATGCCTTGCGTGCCATGGGGCACGGGGATCGTCTCGTCGTGTGCGATACCAATTTCCCGGCCGACTCGATCGCGCGCCAGACCGCATTCGGCGAGCTGCTTCGCATCGACAATGTCAGCACCGCCAAGGCGATCGAAGCCATTCTCTCGGTGCTGCTGCTCGATACATTCGTGGACGATGCGGCGATGCGCATGGAGATCGTCGGCCAGCCTCAGGAAGTGCCACCGGTGCAGCACGAGGTGCAGGCCGTGATCGACCGCGCCGAGGGGCGCTCCTGGCCGCTGGTCGGGGTCGAACGCCACGCCTTCTATGAGAAAGCCAAGGCCGCCTATTGCGTGATCGCCACCGGCGAGCGGCGCTTCTACGGCTGCTTCATCCTCTCCAAAGGCGTCATCGCGCCGGACGGAGAGTGA
- a CDS encoding amidohydrolase family protein: MTEIVDGHHHIWRQADLPWLVGPMQPRIFGPYEAIRRDYPLREYLDDLKGSGVSRSVYVQTNWPNDRFEDEAAWVQKTADEQGWPHAIVAYANFAVDDVRPQLDRLKRHSLVRGVRMQLHWHENPLYRFAAKPDLCIDPMVRRNVARLADYGWSFDLQVFTPQMPDAALLAESCPKVTFILQHAGMLEDLSPAGRAAWRAGMARLAICPNIVSKLSGLGTFIHRNDPAHIAAVVMDTVAIFGAERCLFGSNFPIEKLWTSYRELVDAFRAAAAPLSAEQRDAIFRGTATRVYRL; this comes from the coding sequence GTGACCGAGATTGTCGACGGCCATCATCACATCTGGCGGCAGGCCGACCTGCCCTGGCTGGTCGGCCCGATGCAACCGCGCATCTTCGGACCCTACGAGGCCATCAGGCGCGACTACCCACTTCGCGAATATCTCGACGACCTCAAAGGCAGCGGTGTTAGCCGCTCGGTTTACGTCCAGACCAACTGGCCCAACGATCGTTTCGAGGACGAAGCGGCCTGGGTGCAGAAGACCGCCGACGAGCAGGGTTGGCCGCACGCCATCGTCGCCTATGCCAATTTCGCCGTCGACGACGTTCGTCCGCAGCTCGACCGGCTGAAGCGCCATTCCCTCGTGCGCGGCGTGCGCATGCAGCTGCACTGGCACGAGAACCCGCTCTATCGCTTTGCGGCCAAGCCCGATCTGTGCATCGATCCCATGGTCCGCCGCAATGTCGCCCGGCTCGCCGACTACGGCTGGAGCTTTGATCTCCAGGTCTTCACGCCGCAGATGCCGGACGCGGCACTGCTCGCCGAATCCTGCCCCAAGGTGACCTTCATCCTCCAGCATGCCGGCATGCTGGAGGATCTCTCGCCCGCAGGCCGCGCCGCCTGGCGCGCCGGCATGGCCCGACTCGCGATATGTCCGAATATCGTCTCGAAGCTCTCCGGGCTTGGCACCTTCATCCACCGCAACGATCCCGCGCATATTGCCGCGGTGGTCATGGACACCGTCGCGATCTTCGGCGCCGAACGCTGCCTGTTCGGCTCCAATTTTCCGATCGAGAAATTGTGGACCAGCTATCGCGAGCTCGTTGACGCATTTCGCGCAGCAGCCGCGCCGCTGAGCGCCGAGCAACGGGATGCAATCTTCCGAGGCACCGCAACGCGCGTCTATCGGCTTTAA
- a CDS encoding vWA domain-containing protein: MSTELALPRAARIFVSFVALMRANAFAVAPEQTTAFLTAIELLGPRDLRDIRQAALATLAPPPERRATFDRLFDLHFRGSEAIERADDGEDDETVRLQEEGRGDEEPLLSDEANESGLTATRTEALVERRFAQLSTTDALRRLAREAPRRLPRRRGHRRMRARRGPFADLRRTLRDSVRSDGEILRLGHMKRRQRPRKFLLLIDVSGSMKSRTEENMKLAHALVQAAPNVEVFTFGTRLTRVTRALRVKRREQALNAAAHLVSDWDGGTRIGDALQAFLAVPRFGGYARGAAVVIVSDGLERGEPDALRDAVAKLSRRAWRVSWLTPLASGPAFRPQTEALVAIERFVDDLVDGGSTGSIVAYVLALGRRSVA, translated from the coding sequence ATGAGCACCGAGCTTGCGCTTCCGCGCGCCGCAAGAATCTTCGTCTCCTTCGTCGCACTGATGCGCGCCAACGCCTTCGCCGTCGCGCCGGAGCAGACCACCGCGTTCCTCACCGCCATCGAGCTGCTCGGCCCGCGCGACCTCAGGGATATCAGGCAGGCGGCACTGGCTACCCTCGCCCCTCCGCCGGAGCGCCGTGCGACGTTCGACCGCCTGTTCGACCTGCATTTCCGCGGCAGCGAGGCGATCGAGCGCGCCGATGATGGCGAGGATGACGAGACCGTGCGCCTTCAGGAGGAAGGCCGCGGCGATGAGGAACCGCTGCTCTCCGACGAGGCCAACGAATCCGGCTTGACCGCGACCCGCACCGAGGCGCTGGTCGAGCGCCGCTTCGCACAGCTCTCCACCACCGACGCGCTACGCCGGTTGGCACGCGAAGCCCCGAGGCGCCTGCCGCGTCGACGCGGCCACCGCCGGATGCGCGCCCGCCGCGGTCCGTTTGCCGATCTGCGCCGCACGTTGCGCGACAGCGTGCGCAGCGACGGCGAAATTCTGCGGCTCGGCCACATGAAGCGGCGCCAGCGCCCGCGCAAGTTCCTGCTGCTGATCGATGTCTCCGGCTCGATGAAGAGCCGCACGGAGGAGAACATGAAGCTGGCGCATGCGCTGGTGCAGGCCGCGCCCAATGTCGAGGTCTTCACTTTCGGCACGCGGCTGACCCGCGTCACCCGCGCGCTGCGCGTGAAGCGCCGCGAGCAGGCGCTGAACGCGGCCGCACATCTCGTCAGCGACTGGGACGGCGGCACCCGCATCGGCGATGCGCTGCAAGCGTTCCTCGCGGTACCCCGCTTCGGCGGCTATGCGCGCGGCGCGGCCGTGGTCATCGTTTCGGACGGGCTGGAGCGCGGCGAGCCCGATGCGTTGCGCGATGCCGTGGCAAAGCTGTCGCGGCGGGCCTGGCGCGTGAGTTGGCTGACGCCGCTGGCGAGCGGCCCGGCGTTTCGTCCGCAGACCGAGGCGCTCGTCGCGATCGAGCGCTTCGTCGATGACCTCGTCGACGGCGGATCGACCGGATCGATCGTCGCATACGTACTGGCACTGGGACGAAGGAGCGTTGCGTGA
- the ptsP gene encoding phosphoenolpyruvate--protein phosphotransferase, with protein sequence MGEIHLTGHPASPGLAIGPVAVLTTEIASRAAKGDPAQEAAELKAAIEGAAAELADLIATVHGEAAEILEFQVAMLGDDALAEGAYEAIAEGTAADEAWRAALEAEISGYRAADEEYFRARAADLVDIRDRVLAGLNGANAIAEISGDSVVTGDDISPSTFLAVDWTRGGAIALAAGSPSSHVAMLARSRGAPMVVGLGPLPWNGQPPSLALVDGDAGTVIFDPHPETRRLFEHRMAAANAAQIAADAGRLKPALTADGMRIAVMLNVAAPEELASLDPIICDGIGLVRTEFLFEGSRGLPREDTQYQVYRRILEWAEGRPVTIRTLDAGGDKPIPGVTVDGERNPFLGLRGIRLSLARPEVFRVQLRALCRAAVHGTLKVMLPMVAIPSELDRANALLDAEFATLRAEGVACARPPLGIMVEVPSAALCAEDFGAAFYSIGSNDLTQYTMAAARDIGAVAGLNDAGHPAVLALIARTVEAGRKRGVEVSLCGDAAADTRLTKALLATGLTTLSVSPIAVARLKAAIAGVTA encoded by the coding sequence GTGGGCGAGATCCATCTCACCGGCCATCCCGCTTCGCCCGGCCTCGCCATCGGCCCGGTCGCTGTGCTGACGACAGAAATCGCGAGCAGGGCGGCGAAGGGCGATCCGGCGCAGGAGGCCGCAGAGCTGAAGGCGGCGATCGAGGGAGCAGCAGCGGAGCTCGCCGACCTGATCGCGACGGTTCACGGTGAGGCCGCGGAGATTCTGGAGTTCCAGGTTGCGATGCTCGGCGACGATGCACTTGCAGAGGGTGCTTACGAAGCCATTGCGGAGGGTACGGCCGCCGACGAGGCCTGGCGTGCGGCACTCGAAGCCGAAATTTCAGGCTATCGGGCGGCGGACGAGGAATATTTCCGGGCGCGCGCTGCCGATCTCGTCGACATTCGCGATCGCGTGCTGGCGGGCCTGAACGGTGCCAACGCGATCGCCGAGATCTCAGGCGATTCGGTCGTCACGGGTGACGATATTTCGCCGTCGACGTTCCTCGCCGTTGACTGGACTCGGGGCGGCGCCATTGCACTGGCCGCCGGATCGCCATCGTCGCATGTCGCGATGCTCGCGCGATCGCGTGGCGCTCCGATGGTGGTTGGGTTGGGGCCGTTGCCATGGAACGGACAGCCGCCGTCACTGGCGCTGGTCGACGGCGACGCTGGTACGGTGATCTTCGATCCCCATCCCGAAACGCGCCGCCTGTTTGAACACCGCATGGCGGCTGCGAATGCCGCGCAGATTGCTGCCGATGCCGGCCGCCTCAAACCCGCGCTGACGGCGGATGGAATGCGCATCGCCGTCATGCTCAATGTCGCCGCGCCGGAAGAGCTGGCCAGTCTCGATCCCATCATCTGCGACGGCATCGGCCTCGTGCGGACGGAATTTCTGTTCGAGGGATCGCGGGGCCTGCCCCGCGAAGATACGCAATACCAGGTCTATCGCCGCATTCTCGAATGGGCGGAAGGACGGCCGGTGACAATCCGCACCCTCGATGCGGGCGGCGACAAGCCGATCCCAGGCGTGACTGTCGATGGCGAGCGCAATCCATTCCTGGGTCTGCGCGGTATCCGGCTCTCGCTGGCGCGGCCGGAGGTGTTTCGCGTGCAGTTGCGGGCGCTGTGCCGTGCAGCCGTGCATGGGACGCTGAAGGTGATGCTGCCGATGGTCGCGATCCCGTCGGAGCTCGACCGCGCCAATGCCCTGCTGGACGCAGAGTTTGCCACCCTCAGGGCGGAGGGCGTCGCCTGCGCGCGGCCGCCGCTGGGCATTATGGTCGAGGTCCCCTCGGCAGCGCTATGCGCAGAGGATTTCGGCGCGGCGTTCTATTCCATCGGATCGAACGACCTGACCCAATACACGATGGCCGCGGCGCGCGATATCGGCGCTGTCGCCGGCCTCAACGATGCCGGTCATCCAGCGGTGCTGGCGCTGATTGCGCGAACGGTCGAGGCCGGTCGCAAGCGCGGTGTCGAGGTCTCGCTCTGCGGCGATGCCGCGGCCGATACGCGCTTGACGAAGGCGCTGCTGGCGACGGGCTTGACGACTCTGTCGGTCTCGCCGATTGCGGTGGCGCGGCTCAAGGCCGCCATTGCCGGAGTGACCGCATGA
- a CDS encoding AAA family ATPase: MAVRSNIVGIDSPEALEKALRAAYYLADEGLATSAYLGLALGKPLLLEGAPGVGKTEAAKAIAAVLGRRLIRLQCYEGIDASAALYEWNYPRQMLAIRQAGDESIDIYGETFLIERPMLAALRTPDSTVLLIDEIDRADQEFEAFLLEFLSDFQISIPERGTVRAAERPVVVLTSNRTRDLHEALRRRCVYHWIDYPTEEREARIVMLRASSVAEATARAVVAAVGKLRREPLSKVPGIAEAVDWAEAATLLHKGGARWPDAFKRSIGVALKDEEDLHFISPRLDAMLAEATA, encoded by the coding sequence ATGGCGGTCCGCAGCAACATCGTCGGCATCGACAGCCCGGAGGCGCTGGAGAAGGCGCTGCGCGCAGCCTATTACCTCGCCGACGAGGGCCTTGCGACATCAGCCTATCTCGGCCTCGCGCTCGGCAAGCCTTTGCTGCTCGAGGGCGCGCCCGGCGTCGGCAAGACGGAAGCCGCGAAAGCCATCGCCGCTGTGCTCGGCCGCCGTCTCATTCGCCTGCAATGCTATGAGGGCATCGACGCCTCCGCCGCCCTCTACGAATGGAATTACCCCCGCCAGATGCTCGCGATCCGCCAGGCCGGCGACGAGAGCATCGACATCTATGGCGAGACATTCCTGATCGAACGCCCCATGTTGGCGGCACTGCGTACGCCTGATTCCACCGTGCTGCTGATCGACGAAATCGATCGCGCCGATCAGGAATTCGAGGCGTTTCTGCTGGAATTCCTGTCCGATTTCCAAATTTCGATTCCCGAGCGCGGCACCGTGCGGGCCGCCGAGCGCCCCGTGGTGGTGCTGACGTCGAACCGGACGCGCGACTTGCACGAAGCGCTTCGCCGCCGCTGCGTCTATCACTGGATCGACTATCCGACCGAGGAACGCGAGGCGCGCATCGTGATGTTGCGCGCCTCCAGCGTTGCCGAAGCCACCGCGCGGGCCGTCGTCGCGGCGGTCGGCAAGCTCCGGCGCGAGCCGCTGAGCAAGGTGCCCGGAATCGCCGAGGCGGTCGACTGGGCGGAAGCCGCGACGTTGCTGCACAAGGGCGGGGCGCGTTGGCCCGACGCGTTCAAGCGCTCGATTGGCGTCGCGCTGAAGGACGAGGAGGATCTGCATTTCATCTCGCCCCGGCTGGACGCGATGCTCGCGGAGGCCACCGCATGA
- a CDS encoding isochorismatase family protein: MTHVTLRSEFETLIDPYAPVAQVGTGFEFTEGPIWHPVDHYLLFSDMPGDVRRRWDARRGVAEVKRPSNKCNGMTYDAELNLIVCEHATSSLIRERPDGRREVLASHFGGQELNSPNDVCVHSSGAIYFSDPWYGRMPVYGVERPRQLGFQGVYRVMPGSEPKLVVDRNLFDQPNGLCFSPDERLLYVNDTVQALIRVFDVNADGTLANARVFASGIRSELEPGVPDGMKCDQHGNVWVTAPGGVWVYSPRGELLGKVRVPELVANLAWGNQDFRTLYLTSTHSVYAIPTKTGPRHEPYMSGRRSSGSATSGGPAAPAPILADGELRLDPNRCAMIIQDLQNDVIMDGGAFAESGAPGHAKQQHVVENVRRLAETARARGVAIIHVWFVVEPGAPGVTLNAPLFEGLVDSKAMVRGSWGAAPVSGLEPRPGDFVVEKMRMSAWEGTRLETILKATGRDMIINTGAWTNMSVEHTARTGADKGYFMIVPEDCCSTMNADWHSASINFAMQNVAVVTRADAVIRALG; the protein is encoded by the coding sequence ATGACACACGTCACCTTGCGTTCTGAATTCGAGACCCTGATCGACCCCTACGCACCCGTTGCCCAGGTCGGCACAGGCTTTGAGTTCACCGAAGGCCCGATCTGGCATCCGGTCGATCATTACTTGCTGTTCTCGGACATGCCGGGCGACGTACGACGGCGCTGGGATGCCCGGCGCGGTGTCGCCGAGGTCAAGCGCCCGTCGAACAAATGCAACGGCATGACCTACGATGCCGAGCTCAATCTGATCGTTTGCGAGCACGCGACCTCGTCGCTGATCCGCGAACGGCCGGATGGGCGGCGCGAGGTGCTGGCCTCGCATTTTGGCGGGCAGGAGCTCAACAGCCCGAACGACGTCTGCGTGCATTCCTCGGGTGCGATCTATTTCTCCGATCCCTGGTATGGCCGCATGCCGGTCTATGGCGTCGAGCGGCCACGCCAGCTCGGCTTCCAGGGCGTCTATCGCGTCATGCCCGGCAGCGAGCCGAAGCTGGTGGTCGATCGCAATTTGTTCGACCAACCGAACGGGCTGTGCTTCTCGCCCGACGAAAGACTGCTCTACGTCAACGACACCGTGCAGGCGCTGATCCGCGTGTTCGACGTCAATGCCGACGGCACGCTGGCGAACGCGCGGGTCTTCGCGAGCGGCATCCGCTCCGAGCTGGAGCCGGGTGTGCCTGATGGCATGAAGTGCGATCAGCACGGCAATGTCTGGGTCACCGCGCCGGGTGGCGTCTGGGTGTATTCGCCGCGCGGCGAACTGCTCGGAAAAGTTCGCGTGCCGGAGCTGGTCGCCAACCTCGCCTGGGGTAATCAGGATTTCCGTACGCTGTACCTGACCTCGACGCATTCGGTCTATGCCATCCCGACCAAGACCGGGCCGCGCCACGAGCCCTATATGAGCGGCAGGCGCAGCAGTGGCAGCGCCACGAGCGGAGGCCCAGCGGCCCCGGCGCCGATCCTCGCCGATGGCGAGTTGCGCCTCGATCCGAACCGCTGCGCCATGATCATCCAGGACCTCCAGAACGACGTCATCATGGATGGCGGCGCCTTCGCCGAGTCCGGTGCGCCCGGCCACGCCAAGCAGCAGCACGTGGTCGAGAACGTCCGGCGCCTGGCTGAAACGGCCCGCGCGCGCGGCGTCGCCATCATCCATGTCTGGTTCGTGGTCGAGCCAGGCGCGCCCGGCGTGACGCTGAACGCGCCGCTGTTCGAAGGGCTGGTCGACAGCAAGGCGATGGTGCGCGGCAGCTGGGGCGCTGCGCCGGTCTCCGGCCTCGAGCCGCGGCCTGGCGATTTCGTCGTCGAGAAGATGCGCATGAGCGCCTGGGAAGGCACCAGGCTGGAGACGATCCTGAAAGCCACCGGCCGCGACATGATCATCAACACCGGCGCCTGGACCAACATGTCGGTCGAGCACACCGCCCGCACCGGCGCCGACAAGGGCTATTTCATGATCGTGCCCGAGGATTGCTGCTCGACCATGAATGCCGATTGGCACTCGGCCTCGATCAATTTTGCCATGCAGAACGTCGCGGTGGTGACCAGGGCGGATGCCGTCATCAGAGCGCTGGGATGA
- a CDS encoding FMN-dependent NADH-azoreductase produces the protein MAKLLHLSCSPRADSESSAGAGVFLDGFRQARPDWDIDVVDLWRERMPEFAGPIVEAKYARMKALAFNDAQRDSFAEAERMATRFSLADRVLISTPMWNFGIPYKLKQWFDIVIQPGLTFRFDPAQGYLPLLKDRPTIVILASGSDFATGMNRGRIDMATPYLREALRFIGVSNVRFVPIGPTTGPTEPIRAARETAHRRLAEMAKRF, from the coding sequence GTGGCCAAGCTCCTGCACCTCTCCTGCTCACCGCGTGCCGATTCCGAGTCGAGCGCCGGCGCCGGCGTTTTCCTTGACGGCTTTCGCCAAGCCCGCCCCGATTGGGACATCGACGTCGTCGATCTCTGGCGCGAGCGGATGCCGGAATTTGCCGGCCCTATCGTCGAGGCCAAATACGCACGGATGAAGGCGCTAGCCTTCAATGACGCCCAGCGGGACAGCTTTGCCGAAGCCGAACGGATGGCGACACGCTTCTCGCTGGCCGATCGCGTGCTGATCTCGACGCCGATGTGGAACTTCGGCATCCCCTACAAGCTGAAGCAGTGGTTCGACATTGTGATCCAGCCCGGCCTGACCTTCCGCTTCGATCCCGCGCAGGGATATCTGCCGCTGCTGAAGGACCGGCCGACCATCGTGATCCTCGCCTCCGGCAGCGACTTTGCGACCGGCATGAATCGCGGCCGCATCGACATGGCGACGCCCTATCTGCGCGAAGCGCTCCGCTTCATCGGTGTCAGCAACGTGCGCTTCGTCCCGATCGGCCCGACCACAGGCCCTACCGAGCCGATCCGCGCCGCCCGCGAGACCGCGCATCGCCGCCTCGCCGAGATGGCAAAGCGGTTCTGA